One genomic region from Vanacampus margaritifer isolate UIUO_Vmar chromosome 2, RoL_Vmar_1.0, whole genome shotgun sequence encodes:
- the LOC144042685 gene encoding mitochondrial import inner membrane translocase subunit TIM16-like isoform X3: protein MAKYLAQVIVMGVQVVGRAFARALQQEYAASQAAARARSSTGQHSAAATSISGMSLQEAQQILNISKLEPEEIQKNYEHLFKVNDKSVGGSFYLQSKVVRAKERLDEELNIEAQEQQRQQQKQESQQNTET, encoded by the exons ATG GCTAAGTATTTAGCTCAAGTCATTGTGATGGGGGTTCAAGTGGTGGGCCGTGCTTTCGCTCGGGCCCTACAGCAAGAATACGCAG CAAGTCAGGCAGCAGCGCGGGCGCGAAGCAGCACTGGTCAGCATTCCGCGGCCGCTACCAGCATCTCTGGGATGAGCTTACAAGAGGCTCAGCAGATTCTCAACATCTCCAAGCTCGAACCAGAGGAAATCCAGAAG AACTATGAGCATCTCTTCAAAGTCAACGACAAGTCTGTGGGTGGTTCATTTTACTTACAATCAAAA GTGGTGCGAGCTAAAGAGCGTCTAGATGAGGAACTAAATATCGAAGCACAAGAACAGCAACGGCAACAACAAAAGCAGGAATCACAGCAAAACACGGAAACATGA
- the glis2b gene encoding zinc finger protein GLIS2b, producing the protein MLSLDEPLDLKLPRRTNGRDRGSRSPPLSPMIPKRARHLCMTDDGTAVMDPASPASPHTGIQVVSHDRTDTPTPPAVDLSMSPYSIRHTPTSPEMTNGTYAPAVNSQLSQAFQFFVPIGAGAGLHLPSSMFIGQTSDKRASPDLSSDEQLACHWKKCHLLFDSLQDLVDHVNDFHVKPEKETGYCCHWEGCARKGRGFNARYKMLIHIRTHTNEKPHRCPTCNKSFSRLENLKIHNRSHTGEKPYICPYEGCNKRYSNSSDRFKHTRTHYVDKPYYCKMVGCLKRYTDPSSLRKHIKAHGHFVAQDQGSLGGVGSLLKGSQSGGFASGRAKDSEMSYVSGAHIIIPGAGAALLGAHTLQGLGGALPLSPLSPRPLDLSTLACPSSPPGSLGAASVLSFNGSQLGLAKSTLLSTAFAPSTFGMPMVPMLGTGAERRAPSLQPKKGRVEEAKNEVTGGVLNLSTGGSHDPLSWVVITPGTVVLKPAVVN; encoded by the exons ATGCTTTCCCTGGACGAGCCCCTGGACCTGAAACTCCCTCGCCGGACCAATGGGCGGGACCGGGGGTCGCGCTCGCCCCCCCTCTCGCCGATGATACCCAAAAGGGCTCGCCATCTTTGCATGACGGATGACGGTACAGCGGTCATGGATCCCGCCTCCCCGGCATCCCCGCACACAG GTATACAGGTAGTCTCCCACGACCGAACGGATACCCCCACACCTCCTGCAGTGGATCTGAGCATGTCTCCCTACTCCATTCGTCACACGCCCACTTCACCTGAAATGACCAACGGCACCTACGCTCCTGCAGTG AATTCCCAGCTGTCACAagcttttcagttttttgtgcCAATCGGAGCTGGGGCAGGACTTCACCTGCCATCATCCATGTTCATCGGCCAGACGAGTGATAAAAGGGCGTCCCCGGACCTCTCGTCAGATGAACAGCTGGCTTGCCACTGGAAGAAG TGCCACCTGCTCTTTGACTCTCTTCAAGACCTTGTAGACCATGTCAATGACTTCCACGTCAAGCCCGAGAAGGAGACAGGGTACTGCTGCCATTGGGAAGGCTGCGCTCGCAAAGGAAGGGGGTTCAATGCCAG GTACAAAATGCTCATCCACATCCGCACGCACACCAACGAGAAGCCTCACCGCTGTCCCACTTGCAACAAGAGCTTCTCGCGCCTCGAGAACCTCAAGATACACAATCGCTCACACACAG GTGAAAAGCCCTACATATGTCCGTATGAGGGCTGCAACAAACGCTACTCCAACTCAAGCGACCGCTTCAAACATACGCGCACACACTACGTGGACAAGCCCTACTACTGCAAGATGGTGGGCTGCCTGAAGCGCTACACAGACCCCAGTTCTCTTCGCAAGCACATCAAGGCCCACGGCCACTTCGTGGCTCAGGACCAGGGCTCGCTGGGCGGAGTGGGGTCCTTGCTGAAGGGAAGTCAAAGTGGGGGTTTTGCTAGCGGAAGGGCGAAGGATTCGGAGATGTCCTATGTGAGTGGGGCTCACATTATCATTCCAGGGGCGGGGGCCGCTCTCCTGGGTGCCCACACGCTTCAGGGCCTGGGTGGCGCTCTTCCCTTGTCCCCCCTCAGTCCTCGGCCCCTGGACCTCAGCACTCTGGCTTGCCCGAGCTCCCCGCCAGGCAGCTTAGGAGCTGCTTCCGTCCTATCATTCAATGGCTCGCAACTAGGCTTGGCCAAGTCGACGCTGCTCTCTACGGCGTTCGCCCCTTCAACCTTCGGCATGCCCATGGTGCCCATGCTGGGGACGGGCGCCGAGCGCAGGGCCCCGAGCCTGCAGCCTAAAAAGGGTCGAGTTGAGGAGGCTAAGAACGAGGTGACTGGGGGGGTGCTTAACCTTTCCACAGGAGGGTCTCATGATCCCTTGTCCTGGGTGGTCATCACCCCAGGCACTGTGGTGCTCAAGCCAGCTGTGGTCAACTga